One part of the Vanessa atalanta chromosome 4, ilVanAtal1.2, whole genome shotgun sequence genome encodes these proteins:
- the LOC125077918 gene encoding achaete-scute complex protein T3-like: protein MLQSNNYSVSYLSQYNNDLPKFVPIAPNPEESSDMDCTMTKKYTYKNNYSGAQAASIARRNARERNRVKQVNDGFNALRKRLPAAIVNALSGGARRGSGKKLSKVDTLRMVVEYIRYLENMIEDSDATLDISQKSQVVMETSPHSEIDEGIFGGRNSPYSDSVPSPTNSECSSGVSTSCSTTDDYYQGAPYTEVATVDDNELLDAITWWQQK from the coding sequence ATGCTTCAAAGTAATAACTACAGCGTCTCCTACTTGTCGCAGTACAACAACGACTTACCAAAATTTGTACCAATTGCTCCAAACCCCGAGGAGAGTTCAGATATGGATTGTACAATGACAAAGAAATAcacctataaaaataattactctgGAGCGCAGGCAGCCTCCATCGCGAGGAGGAACGCTCGCGAGAGGAATCGCGTGAAGCAAGTAAATGACGGATTCAACGCTTTAAGAAAAAGATTACCTGCAGCGATCGTTAATGCGCTGTCCGGTGGAGCTCGCCGGGGCTCCGGTAAGAAGCTGAGTAAAGTAGACACATTACGGATGGTCGTCGAATACATAAGGTACCTGGAAAATATGATAGAAGATAGCGACGCGACTTTGGATATCAGTCAGAAAAGTCAAGTTGTGATGGAAACGTCTCCCCATAGTGAAATCGATGAAGGAATTTTTGGCGGAAGGAACTCGCCATACTCCGACTCAGTGCCGTCCCCTACTAACTCAGAGTGTTCATCTGGTGTGTCTACGAGTTGTTCTACGACCGACGATTACTATCAAGGCGCTCCCTATACCGAAGTAGCTACTGTGGACGATAATGAGTTACTAGATGCAATTACGTGGTGGCAGCAGAAGTAG